A region from the Acinonyx jubatus isolate Ajub_Pintada_27869175 chromosome C2, VMU_Ajub_asm_v1.0, whole genome shotgun sequence genome encodes:
- the GOLIM4 gene encoding Golgi integral membrane protein 4 isoform X2: MGNGMCSRKQKRIFQTLLLLTVVFGFLYGAMLYYELQTQLRKAEAVALKYQQHQESLSAQLQVVYEHRSRLEKSLQKERLEHKKAKEDFLVYKLEAQETLNKGRQDSNSRYSALNVQHQMLKSQHEELKKQHSDLEEEHRKQGEDFSRTFNDHKQKYLQLQQEKEQELSKLKETVYNLREENRQLRKAHQDMHTQLQDVKQQHKNLLSEHEQLVVTLEDHKSALAAAQTQVAEYKQLKDTLNRIPSLRKPEQTEQQNVTQVTHSPHRDSTAREKAAGEPREVSRNNNVWQTHEAVPRRTEETKLYPPTQKEAEFQAPAELNHQDAEPREPEERQVEEEHRKALEEEAMEQVGQAEHLEEEHDPSPEEQDREWKEQRDPREEANLLGGHAHAEVYPSAGLATKLRSPYEEQLEQQRLAARRAEEAQRLREQQDALHQQRLQGHLLRQRQQLLAREVARQRQAGPEEGRPQSPEQLRQQGHYDTVDHDIVQGAEDQGVQEEEGAYERDNQHQDEAEDDPENGHEPQDQGPHEADPDSEADRAAVEDINPADDPNNQGEDEFEEAEQVREENLPDENEEPKQSNPKQENAEMEEHLVMAGNPDQQEDNVDEQYQEEGEEEVQEDLTEEKKRELEHNAEETYGENDENADEKNNDGEEQEVRDDNHPKGREEPYEEEEEEEEDGAAVAEKSRRRAEM; this comes from the exons ttgtgtaTGAACACAGATCAAGATTAGAGAAATCCTTGCAAAAggaaagacttgaacataagaaagcaaaggaag attttcttgTTTATAAATTAGAAGCACAAGAAACACTAAATAAAGGAAGg CAAGATTCCAATAGTAGATACAGTGCGTTGAATGTGCAACATCAGATGTTGAAA AGTCAACATGAGGAGCTGAAGAAACAGCACAGCGACTTGGAGGAGGAACATCGCAAGCAAGGAGAAGACTTCAGTAGGACGTTTAATGACCATAAGCAGAAATACCTGCAGCTGCagcaagagaaagagcaagaactTTCTAAGCTAAAAG aaaccGTGTACAATTTGAGAGAAGAGAATAGACAACTAAGGAAAGCGCACCAAGACATGCACACACAGCTTCAAGACGTCAAG CAACAGCATAAGAATTTACTCTCCGAGCACGAACAACTTGTAGTGACTTTGGAAGACCACAAGAGTGCACTAGCTGCTGCGCAG ACACAAGTTGCAGAGTATAAACAATTGAAAGATACTTTGAATCGGATCCCAAGCCTTCGCAAACCAGAACAAACAGAGCAGCAGAATGTTACCCAGGTGACACATTCTCCACACAGGGACAGCACAGCGAGGGAGAAGGCAGCTGGAGAGCCGCGGGAG GTGTCTCGGAATAATAATGTGTGGCAGACACATGAAGCTGTTCCTAgaagaacagaagaaacaaaactttaCCCTCCCACCCAGAAGGAGGCAGAATTTCAGGCTCCAGCAGAGCTGAACCATCAGGACGCGGAACCCAGAGAGCCGGAGGAGCGTCAGGTGGAAGAGGAGCACAGGAAGGCCCTGGAAGAGGAGGCCATGGAACAGGTCGGGCAGGCTGAACATCTGGAGGAGGAACACGACCCATCGCCAGAGGAACAGGATCGGGAATGGAAGGAACAGCGTGACCCGAGGGAAGAAGCCAACCTTCTGGGAGGGCACGCTCACGCCGAG GTGTATCCCTCCGCCGGGCTGGCCACCAAATTGCGATCGCCCTACGAGGAGCAGCTGGAGCAGCAGCGGCTGGCAGCCAGGCGGGCTGAGGAGGCGCAGAGGCTGAGAGAGCAGCAGGACGCCCTGCACCAGCAGCGGCTGCAGGGACACTTGCTGAGGCAGCGGCAGCAGCTCCTCGCCAGAGAGGTGGCCCGGCAGAGGCAGGCCGGCCCCGAGGAGGGGCGGCCGCAGTCCCCGGAGCAGCTACG GCAGCAAGGTCATTATGACACTGTGGATCATGATATTGTTCAGGGAGCAGAGGACCAGGGCGtccaagaagaggaaggag CCTATGAGAGAGATAACCAGCACCAAGATGAGGCAGAAGATGACCCAGAGAATGGACATGAGCCTCAAGATCAGGGTCCCCACGAAGCTGATCCAGACTCCGAGGCAGAT AGGGCGGCTGTAGAGGATATAAACCCAGCAGATGACCCCAATAATCAAGGCGAAGATGAATTTGAGGAAGCCGAGCaagtgagagaagaaaatttGCCAGATGAAAATGAGGAGCCAAAACAAAGTAATCCAAAGCAAGAGAAtgcagaaatggaagaacatttgGTG ATGGCAGGAAACCCAGACCAGCAGGAAGATAATGTTGATGAGCAGTaccaggaagagggagaagaagag GTTCAGGAAGATTTgactgaagagaaaaagagggaattaGAGCATAACGCTGAAGAGACCTATGGTGAAAACGATGAAAAC GCCGATGAAAAAAACAATGATGGTGAAGAGCAAGAAGTTCGAGACGACAACCACCCCAAAGGCCGAGAGGAACCctatgaggaggaggaagaagaggaagaggacgGGGCTGCTGTTGCAGAGAAATCCCGGCGAAGAGCTGAAATGTAA
- the GOLIM4 gene encoding Golgi integral membrane protein 4 isoform X4 — translation MGNGMCSRKQKRIFQTLLLLTVVFGFLYGAMLYYELQTQLRKAEAVALKYQQHQESLSAQLQVVYEHRSRLEKSLQKERLEHKKAKEDFLVYKLEAQETLNKGRQDSNSRYSALNVQHQMLKSQHEELKKQHSDLEEEHRKQGEDFSRTFNDHKQKYLQLQQEKEQELSKLKETVYNLREENRQLRKAHQDMHTQLQDVKTQVAEYKQLKDTLNRIPSLRKPEQTEQQNVTQVTHSPHRDSTAREKAAGEPREVSRNNNVWQTHEAVPRRTEETKLYPPTQKEAEFQAPAELNHQDAEPREPEERQVEEEHRKALEEEAMEQVGQAEHLEEEHDPSPEEQDREWKEQRDPREEANLLGGHAHAEVYPSAGLATKLRSPYEEQLEQQRLAARRAEEAQRLREQQDALHQQRLQGHLLRQRQQLLAREVARQRQAGPEEGRPQSPEQLRQQGHYDTVDHDIVQGAEDQGVQEEEGAYERDNQHQDEAEDDPENGHEPQDQGPHEADPDSEADRAAVEDINPADDPNNQGEDEFEEAEQVREENLPDENEEPKQSNPKQENAEMEEHLVMAGNPDQQEDNVDEQYQEEGEEEVQEDLTEEKKRELEHNAEETYGENDENADEKNNDGEEQEVRDDNHPKGREEPYEEEEEEEEDGAAVAEKSRRRAEM, via the exons ttgtgtaTGAACACAGATCAAGATTAGAGAAATCCTTGCAAAAggaaagacttgaacataagaaagcaaaggaag attttcttgTTTATAAATTAGAAGCACAAGAAACACTAAATAAAGGAAGg CAAGATTCCAATAGTAGATACAGTGCGTTGAATGTGCAACATCAGATGTTGAAA AGTCAACATGAGGAGCTGAAGAAACAGCACAGCGACTTGGAGGAGGAACATCGCAAGCAAGGAGAAGACTTCAGTAGGACGTTTAATGACCATAAGCAGAAATACCTGCAGCTGCagcaagagaaagagcaagaactTTCTAAGCTAAAAG aaaccGTGTACAATTTGAGAGAAGAGAATAGACAACTAAGGAAAGCGCACCAAGACATGCACACACAGCTTCAAGACGTCAAG ACACAAGTTGCAGAGTATAAACAATTGAAAGATACTTTGAATCGGATCCCAAGCCTTCGCAAACCAGAACAAACAGAGCAGCAGAATGTTACCCAGGTGACACATTCTCCACACAGGGACAGCACAGCGAGGGAGAAGGCAGCTGGAGAGCCGCGGGAG GTGTCTCGGAATAATAATGTGTGGCAGACACATGAAGCTGTTCCTAgaagaacagaagaaacaaaactttaCCCTCCCACCCAGAAGGAGGCAGAATTTCAGGCTCCAGCAGAGCTGAACCATCAGGACGCGGAACCCAGAGAGCCGGAGGAGCGTCAGGTGGAAGAGGAGCACAGGAAGGCCCTGGAAGAGGAGGCCATGGAACAGGTCGGGCAGGCTGAACATCTGGAGGAGGAACACGACCCATCGCCAGAGGAACAGGATCGGGAATGGAAGGAACAGCGTGACCCGAGGGAAGAAGCCAACCTTCTGGGAGGGCACGCTCACGCCGAG GTGTATCCCTCCGCCGGGCTGGCCACCAAATTGCGATCGCCCTACGAGGAGCAGCTGGAGCAGCAGCGGCTGGCAGCCAGGCGGGCTGAGGAGGCGCAGAGGCTGAGAGAGCAGCAGGACGCCCTGCACCAGCAGCGGCTGCAGGGACACTTGCTGAGGCAGCGGCAGCAGCTCCTCGCCAGAGAGGTGGCCCGGCAGAGGCAGGCCGGCCCCGAGGAGGGGCGGCCGCAGTCCCCGGAGCAGCTACG GCAGCAAGGTCATTATGACACTGTGGATCATGATATTGTTCAGGGAGCAGAGGACCAGGGCGtccaagaagaggaaggag CCTATGAGAGAGATAACCAGCACCAAGATGAGGCAGAAGATGACCCAGAGAATGGACATGAGCCTCAAGATCAGGGTCCCCACGAAGCTGATCCAGACTCCGAGGCAGAT AGGGCGGCTGTAGAGGATATAAACCCAGCAGATGACCCCAATAATCAAGGCGAAGATGAATTTGAGGAAGCCGAGCaagtgagagaagaaaatttGCCAGATGAAAATGAGGAGCCAAAACAAAGTAATCCAAAGCAAGAGAAtgcagaaatggaagaacatttgGTG ATGGCAGGAAACCCAGACCAGCAGGAAGATAATGTTGATGAGCAGTaccaggaagagggagaagaagag GTTCAGGAAGATTTgactgaagagaaaaagagggaattaGAGCATAACGCTGAAGAGACCTATGGTGAAAACGATGAAAAC GCCGATGAAAAAAACAATGATGGTGAAGAGCAAGAAGTTCGAGACGACAACCACCCCAAAGGCCGAGAGGAACCctatgaggaggaggaagaagaggaagaggacgGGGCTGCTGTTGCAGAGAAATCCCGGCGAAGAGCTGAAATGTAA
- the GOLIM4 gene encoding Golgi integral membrane protein 4 isoform X3 translates to MGNGMCSRKQKRIFQTLLLLTVVFGFLYGAMLYYELQTQLRKAEAVALKYQQHQESLSAQLQVVYEHRSRLEKSLQKERLEHKKAKEDFLVYKLEAQETLNKGRQDSNSRYSALNVQHQMLKSQHEELKKQHSDLEEEHRKQGEDFSRTFNDHKQKYLQLQQEKEQELSKLKETVYNLREENRQLRKAHQDMHTQLQDVKTQVAEYKQLKDTLNRIPSLRKPEQTEQQNVTQVTHSPHRDSTAREKAAGEPREVSRNNNVWQTHEAVPRRTEETKLYPPTQKEAEFQAPAELNHQDAEPREPEERQVEEEHRKALEEEAMEQVGQAEHLEEEHDPSPEEQDREWKEQRDPREEANLLGGHAHAEVYPSAGLATKLRSPYEEQLEQQRLAARRAEEAQRLREQQDALHQQRLQGHLLRQRQQLLAREVARQRQAGPEEGRPQSPEQLRQQGHYDTVDHDIVQGAEDQGVQEEEGGAYERDNQHQDEAEDDPENGHEPQDQGPHEADPDSEADRAAVEDINPADDPNNQGEDEFEEAEQVREENLPDENEEPKQSNPKQENAEMEEHLVMAGNPDQQEDNVDEQYQEEGEEEVQEDLTEEKKRELEHNAEETYGENDENADEKNNDGEEQEVRDDNHPKGREEPYEEEEEEEEDGAAVAEKSRRRAEM, encoded by the exons ttgtgtaTGAACACAGATCAAGATTAGAGAAATCCTTGCAAAAggaaagacttgaacataagaaagcaaaggaag attttcttgTTTATAAATTAGAAGCACAAGAAACACTAAATAAAGGAAGg CAAGATTCCAATAGTAGATACAGTGCGTTGAATGTGCAACATCAGATGTTGAAA AGTCAACATGAGGAGCTGAAGAAACAGCACAGCGACTTGGAGGAGGAACATCGCAAGCAAGGAGAAGACTTCAGTAGGACGTTTAATGACCATAAGCAGAAATACCTGCAGCTGCagcaagagaaagagcaagaactTTCTAAGCTAAAAG aaaccGTGTACAATTTGAGAGAAGAGAATAGACAACTAAGGAAAGCGCACCAAGACATGCACACACAGCTTCAAGACGTCAAG ACACAAGTTGCAGAGTATAAACAATTGAAAGATACTTTGAATCGGATCCCAAGCCTTCGCAAACCAGAACAAACAGAGCAGCAGAATGTTACCCAGGTGACACATTCTCCACACAGGGACAGCACAGCGAGGGAGAAGGCAGCTGGAGAGCCGCGGGAG GTGTCTCGGAATAATAATGTGTGGCAGACACATGAAGCTGTTCCTAgaagaacagaagaaacaaaactttaCCCTCCCACCCAGAAGGAGGCAGAATTTCAGGCTCCAGCAGAGCTGAACCATCAGGACGCGGAACCCAGAGAGCCGGAGGAGCGTCAGGTGGAAGAGGAGCACAGGAAGGCCCTGGAAGAGGAGGCCATGGAACAGGTCGGGCAGGCTGAACATCTGGAGGAGGAACACGACCCATCGCCAGAGGAACAGGATCGGGAATGGAAGGAACAGCGTGACCCGAGGGAAGAAGCCAACCTTCTGGGAGGGCACGCTCACGCCGAG GTGTATCCCTCCGCCGGGCTGGCCACCAAATTGCGATCGCCCTACGAGGAGCAGCTGGAGCAGCAGCGGCTGGCAGCCAGGCGGGCTGAGGAGGCGCAGAGGCTGAGAGAGCAGCAGGACGCCCTGCACCAGCAGCGGCTGCAGGGACACTTGCTGAGGCAGCGGCAGCAGCTCCTCGCCAGAGAGGTGGCCCGGCAGAGGCAGGCCGGCCCCGAGGAGGGGCGGCCGCAGTCCCCGGAGCAGCTACG GCAGCAAGGTCATTATGACACTGTGGATCATGATATTGTTCAGGGAGCAGAGGACCAGGGCGtccaagaagaggaaggaggtg CCTATGAGAGAGATAACCAGCACCAAGATGAGGCAGAAGATGACCCAGAGAATGGACATGAGCCTCAAGATCAGGGTCCCCACGAAGCTGATCCAGACTCCGAGGCAGAT AGGGCGGCTGTAGAGGATATAAACCCAGCAGATGACCCCAATAATCAAGGCGAAGATGAATTTGAGGAAGCCGAGCaagtgagagaagaaaatttGCCAGATGAAAATGAGGAGCCAAAACAAAGTAATCCAAAGCAAGAGAAtgcagaaatggaagaacatttgGTG ATGGCAGGAAACCCAGACCAGCAGGAAGATAATGTTGATGAGCAGTaccaggaagagggagaagaagag GTTCAGGAAGATTTgactgaagagaaaaagagggaattaGAGCATAACGCTGAAGAGACCTATGGTGAAAACGATGAAAAC GCCGATGAAAAAAACAATGATGGTGAAGAGCAAGAAGTTCGAGACGACAACCACCCCAAAGGCCGAGAGGAACCctatgaggaggaggaagaagaggaagaggacgGGGCTGCTGTTGCAGAGAAATCCCGGCGAAGAGCTGAAATGTAA
- the GOLIM4 gene encoding Golgi integral membrane protein 4 isoform X1, whose amino-acid sequence MGNGMCSRKQKRIFQTLLLLTVVFGFLYGAMLYYELQTQLRKAEAVALKYQQHQESLSAQLQVVYEHRSRLEKSLQKERLEHKKAKEDFLVYKLEAQETLNKGRQDSNSRYSALNVQHQMLKSQHEELKKQHSDLEEEHRKQGEDFSRTFNDHKQKYLQLQQEKEQELSKLKETVYNLREENRQLRKAHQDMHTQLQDVKQQHKNLLSEHEQLVVTLEDHKSALAAAQTQVAEYKQLKDTLNRIPSLRKPEQTEQQNVTQVTHSPHRDSTAREKAAGEPREVSRNNNVWQTHEAVPRRTEETKLYPPTQKEAEFQAPAELNHQDAEPREPEERQVEEEHRKALEEEAMEQVGQAEHLEEEHDPSPEEQDREWKEQRDPREEANLLGGHAHAEVYPSAGLATKLRSPYEEQLEQQRLAARRAEEAQRLREQQDALHQQRLQGHLLRQRQQLLAREVARQRQAGPEEGRPQSPEQLRQQGHYDTVDHDIVQGAEDQGVQEEEGGAYERDNQHQDEAEDDPENGHEPQDQGPHEADPDSEADRAAVEDINPADDPNNQGEDEFEEAEQVREENLPDENEEPKQSNPKQENAEMEEHLVMAGNPDQQEDNVDEQYQEEGEEEVQEDLTEEKKRELEHNAEETYGENDENADEKNNDGEEQEVRDDNHPKGREEPYEEEEEEEEDGAAVAEKSRRRAEM is encoded by the exons ttgtgtaTGAACACAGATCAAGATTAGAGAAATCCTTGCAAAAggaaagacttgaacataagaaagcaaaggaag attttcttgTTTATAAATTAGAAGCACAAGAAACACTAAATAAAGGAAGg CAAGATTCCAATAGTAGATACAGTGCGTTGAATGTGCAACATCAGATGTTGAAA AGTCAACATGAGGAGCTGAAGAAACAGCACAGCGACTTGGAGGAGGAACATCGCAAGCAAGGAGAAGACTTCAGTAGGACGTTTAATGACCATAAGCAGAAATACCTGCAGCTGCagcaagagaaagagcaagaactTTCTAAGCTAAAAG aaaccGTGTACAATTTGAGAGAAGAGAATAGACAACTAAGGAAAGCGCACCAAGACATGCACACACAGCTTCAAGACGTCAAG CAACAGCATAAGAATTTACTCTCCGAGCACGAACAACTTGTAGTGACTTTGGAAGACCACAAGAGTGCACTAGCTGCTGCGCAG ACACAAGTTGCAGAGTATAAACAATTGAAAGATACTTTGAATCGGATCCCAAGCCTTCGCAAACCAGAACAAACAGAGCAGCAGAATGTTACCCAGGTGACACATTCTCCACACAGGGACAGCACAGCGAGGGAGAAGGCAGCTGGAGAGCCGCGGGAG GTGTCTCGGAATAATAATGTGTGGCAGACACATGAAGCTGTTCCTAgaagaacagaagaaacaaaactttaCCCTCCCACCCAGAAGGAGGCAGAATTTCAGGCTCCAGCAGAGCTGAACCATCAGGACGCGGAACCCAGAGAGCCGGAGGAGCGTCAGGTGGAAGAGGAGCACAGGAAGGCCCTGGAAGAGGAGGCCATGGAACAGGTCGGGCAGGCTGAACATCTGGAGGAGGAACACGACCCATCGCCAGAGGAACAGGATCGGGAATGGAAGGAACAGCGTGACCCGAGGGAAGAAGCCAACCTTCTGGGAGGGCACGCTCACGCCGAG GTGTATCCCTCCGCCGGGCTGGCCACCAAATTGCGATCGCCCTACGAGGAGCAGCTGGAGCAGCAGCGGCTGGCAGCCAGGCGGGCTGAGGAGGCGCAGAGGCTGAGAGAGCAGCAGGACGCCCTGCACCAGCAGCGGCTGCAGGGACACTTGCTGAGGCAGCGGCAGCAGCTCCTCGCCAGAGAGGTGGCCCGGCAGAGGCAGGCCGGCCCCGAGGAGGGGCGGCCGCAGTCCCCGGAGCAGCTACG GCAGCAAGGTCATTATGACACTGTGGATCATGATATTGTTCAGGGAGCAGAGGACCAGGGCGtccaagaagaggaaggaggtg CCTATGAGAGAGATAACCAGCACCAAGATGAGGCAGAAGATGACCCAGAGAATGGACATGAGCCTCAAGATCAGGGTCCCCACGAAGCTGATCCAGACTCCGAGGCAGAT AGGGCGGCTGTAGAGGATATAAACCCAGCAGATGACCCCAATAATCAAGGCGAAGATGAATTTGAGGAAGCCGAGCaagtgagagaagaaaatttGCCAGATGAAAATGAGGAGCCAAAACAAAGTAATCCAAAGCAAGAGAAtgcagaaatggaagaacatttgGTG ATGGCAGGAAACCCAGACCAGCAGGAAGATAATGTTGATGAGCAGTaccaggaagagggagaagaagag GTTCAGGAAGATTTgactgaagagaaaaagagggaattaGAGCATAACGCTGAAGAGACCTATGGTGAAAACGATGAAAAC GCCGATGAAAAAAACAATGATGGTGAAGAGCAAGAAGTTCGAGACGACAACCACCCCAAAGGCCGAGAGGAACCctatgaggaggaggaagaagaggaagaggacgGGGCTGCTGTTGCAGAGAAATCCCGGCGAAGAGCTGAAATGTAA